Proteins encoded by one window of Leopardus geoffroyi isolate Oge1 chromosome X, O.geoffroyi_Oge1_pat1.0, whole genome shotgun sequence:
- the LOC123595423 gene encoding uncharacterized protein LOC123595423 has protein sequence MGAGPRKGDGGKGPHLRARLCHPGAIASGSTLAGLAWIQRSYQALSTVGSLPIRTARTPLQGPSATKSCLLPCSGRGAGHIPPPPAKNDWDQTQAPRAQAVPSMEAAAWLGSSSSSLHGEEQSSARCPLTPERHLTRPAGCPALVWVPGANRAQPGPCSVERGRGGHSGEAARLCSQSRDGRGQTPEEHGRRMRCSNSRGTFRSGRGDTQPERRVDRSETFRSSAGGRGGLQQGSNSLQALGTPNLPGHSGSPLFCPIQPSTCLGQARKPPASVISPSVAWGLEGLPALPPHPHSPPFARPADGCGRPALSR, from the exons atgggggcAGGGCCAAGAAAGGGTGATGGAGGCAAAGGCCCTCATCTACGGGCCCGTCTTTGTCACCCTGGAGCCATAGCCTCGGGCTCCACCCTGGCGGGGCTGGCCTGGATTCAACGGTCCTACCAGGCCCTCTCCACAGTCGGTTCTCTGCCAATTCGGACCGCGCGGACACCTCTCCAGGGTCCCTCTGCAACCAAGAGCTGCCTCCTTCCTTGCTCTGGCCGGGGAGCTGGCCATATTCCGCCCCCTCCAGCCAAGAATGACTGGGACCAGACCCAAGCCCCCAGGGCCCAAGCAGTCCCCTCTATGGAGGCTGCAGCCTGGCTGGGGTCCTCGTCCTCATCTCTCCACGGAGAGGAGCAGAGCAGTGCTCGGTGCCCCCTGACCCCAGAGCGGCACCTGACCCGGCCAGCGGGGTGTCCGGCCTTGGTCTGGGTGCCAGGAGCCAACAGGGCCCAGCCTGGGCCCTGCAGTGTTGAGAGGGGACGCGGGGGACACAGCGGAGAAGCAGCCAGACTTTGTTCTCAATCCCGTGACGGAAGGGGGCAGACCCCCGAGGAGCACGGTCGCAG GATGAGATGCTCCAACTCGAGAGGCACGTTCCGGTCAGGACGTGGAGACACGCAGCCGGAAAGGCGGGTGGACCGCTCAGAGACCTTCCGCAGCTCAGCCGGTGGACGGGGGGGTCTACAGCAGGGGAGCAACTCCCTGCAGGCTCTGGGTACCCCCAATCTCCCCGGCCATTCTGGctcccctctcttctgccccatTCAGCCCTCGACTTGCCTGGGACAAGCCAGGAAGCCACCTGCATCTGTCATCTCCCCTTCCGTAGCatgggggctggaggggctgcccgccctccctcctcatccccactcacctccctttGCCCGTCCAGCCGATGGGTGTGGGCGTCCGGCTCTCTCCCGGTAA
- the PNCK gene encoding calcium/calmodulin-dependent protein kinase type 1B isoform X2 produces the protein MSTYMLLLKKQTEDISSVYEIREKLGSGAFSEVVLAQERGSSHLVALKCIPKKALRGKEALVENEIAVLRRVSHPNIVALEDVHESPSHLYLAMELVTGGELFDRIMERGSYTEKDASHLVGQVLGAVSYLHSLGIVHRDLKPENLLYATPFEDSKIMVSDFGLSKIQTGNVLGTACGTPGYVAPELLEQKPYGKAVDVWALGVISYILLCGYPPFYDESDPELFSQILRASYEFDSPFWDDISESAKDFIRHLLERDPQKRFTCQQALQHLWISGDAAFDKDILGSVSEQIQKNFARTHWKRAFNATSFLRHIRKLGQSPESEEASGRRMARHSHPGLGSGQPPKW, from the exons ATGTCAACAT ACATGCTGCTGCTCAAGAAACAGACAGAAGACATCAGCAGCGTCTATGAGATCCGGGAGAAGCTCGGctc ggGCGCCTTCTCTGAGGTGGTGTTGGCCCAGGAGCGGGGCTCCTCACACCTCGTCGCCCTCAAGTGCATCCCCAAGAAGGCCCTTCGAGGCAAGGAGGCCCTGGTGGAGAACGAAATCGCCGTGCTCCGCAG GGTCAGCCACCCCAACATTGTGGCTCTGGAGGACGTCCACGAGAGCCCTTCCCACCTCTACCTGGCCATGGAGct GGTGACCGGGGGCGAGCTGTTTGACCGCATCATGGAGCGTGGCTCCTACACAGAGAAGGACGCCAGCCACCTAGTGGGCCAGGTCCTGGGCGCCGTCTCCTACCTGCACAGCTTGGGCATCGTGCACCGAGACCTCAAG CCGGAAAACCTCCTCTACGCTACACCCTTTGAGGACTCCAAGATCATGGTCTCCGACTTTGGCCTCTCCAAAATCCAGACTGGCAATGTGCTGGGCACCGCCTGTGGGACCCCAGGATATGTGG CCCCGGAGCTCTTGGAGCAGAAACCCTATGGGAAGGCTGTGGATGTGTGGGCCCTGGGTGTCATCTCCTACATCTT GCTGTGTGGGTACCCCCCTTTCTACGATGAGAGCGACCCTGAACTCTTCAGCCAGATCCTGAGGGCCAGCTATGAGTTTGACTCTCCCTTTTGGGATGACATCTCAGAATCAG CCAAAGACTTCATCCGGCACCTTCTGGAGCGAGACCCACAGAAGAGGTTCACCTGCCAGCAGGCTTTACAGCATCTTTG GATCTCTGGGGACGCAGCCTTTGACAAGGACATcctgggctcagtcagtgagcagATCCAGAAGAATTTTGCCCGGACTCACTGGAAG CGAGCATTCAACGCCACTTCCTTCCTGCGTCACATCCGCAAGCTGGGGCAGAGCCCAGAGAGCGAGGAGGCCTCGGGGCGGAGGATGGCCCGCCACAGCCACCCTGGCCTCGGGTCTGGCCAGCCCCCCAAGTGGTGA
- the DUSP9 gene encoding dual specificity protein phosphatase 9 isoform X2: MEGLGRSCLWLRRELSPPRPRLLLLDCRSRELYESARIGGALSVALPALLLRRLRRGALSVRALLPGPPLQPPPPAPVLLYDQGGGRHRRGEADADEWEADSVLGTLLQKLREEGYLAYYLQGGFSRFQAECPHLCETSLSSRGGPSTAPVPSPVVGLGGLCLGSDYSDAESEPDRDSMSCGLDSEGATPPPGGLLPSFPVQILPNLYLGSARDSANVESLAKLGIRYILNVTPNLPNVFEKNGEFHYKQIPISDHWSQNLSQFFPEAIAFIDEALSQNCGVLVHCLAGVSRSVTVTVAYLMQKRHLSLNDAYDLVKRKKSNISPNFNFMGQLLDFERSLRLEERRARERSSGGQESAASDPPSFFTTPTSDGVFELDPT; encoded by the exons ATGGAGGGTCTGGGCCGTTCGTGCCTGTGGCTGCGGCGGGAGCTGTCGCCCCCGCGGCCTCGGCTGCTGCTCCTCGACTGCAGAAGCCGCGAGCTGTACGAGTCGGCGCGCATCGGCGGGGCGCTGAGCGTGGCCCTGCCCGCGCTGCTGCTGCGCCGCCTGCGGCGGGGGGCCCTGTCGGTTCGCGCGCTGCTGCCCGGGCCGCCGCTGcagccgcccccgcccgccccggtGCTCCTGTACGACCAGGGCGGGGGCCGGCACCGGCGCGGGGAGGCGGACGCTGACGAGTGGGAGGCCGACTCGGTGCTCGGCACCCTGCTGCAGAAGCTGCGCGAGGAAGGCTACCTGGCATACTACCTCCAGG gtgGCTTCAGCAGATTCCAGGCAGAGTGCCCCCACCTGTGTGAGACCAGCCTCAGCAGCCGGGGTGGCCCAAGCACAGCCCCAGTGCCCAGCCCAGTGGTGGGGCTGGGCGGCCTGTGCCTGGGCTCGGACTACTCTGATGCGGAATCCGAGCCTGACCGCGACTCCATGAGCTGTGGCCTGGATTCGGAGGGTGCCACGCCGCCCCCAGGGGGGCTGCTGCCATCCTTCCCTGTCCAGATCCTGCCCAACCTCTACCTGGGCAGTGCCCGGGATTCGGCCAACGTGGAGAGCTTGGCCAAGCTGGGCATCCGCTACATCCTCAACGTCACCCCCAACCTGCCTAACGTCTTCGAGAAGAACGGCGAGTTTCACTACAAACAGATCCCCATCTCCGACCACTGGAGCCAGAACCTGTCCCAGTTCTTTCCTGAGGCCATCGCGTTCATTG ATGAGGCCTTGTCGCAGAACTGCGGGGTGCTCGTTCACTGCCTGGCAGGCGTCAGCCGCTCTGTCACCGTCACTGTGGCCTACCTCATGCAGAAGCGCCACCTCTCACTCAACGATGCCTACGACCTGGTCAAGAGGAAGAAGTCTAACATCTCACCCAACTTCAACTTCATGGGGCAGCTGCTAGACTTCGAGCGGAGCCTGCGGCTGGAGGAGAGGCGCGCCCGTGAACGCAGCAGCGGGGGGCAGGAGTCAGCCGCCTCCGACCCACCGTCCTTCTTCACCACCCCCACCAGCGATGGTGTCTTTGAGCTGGACCCCACATAG
- the PNCK gene encoding calcium/calmodulin-dependent protein kinase type 1B isoform X1 — protein MSTYMLLLKKQTEDISSVYEIREKLGSGAFSEVVLAQERGSSHLVALKCIPKKALRGKEALVENEIAVLRRVSHPNIVALEDVHESPSHLYLAMELRVPAALRVTGGELFDRIMERGSYTEKDASHLVGQVLGAVSYLHSLGIVHRDLKPENLLYATPFEDSKIMVSDFGLSKIQTGNVLGTACGTPGYVAPELLEQKPYGKAVDVWALGVISYILLCGYPPFYDESDPELFSQILRASYEFDSPFWDDISESAKDFIRHLLERDPQKRFTCQQALQHLWISGDAAFDKDILGSVSEQIQKNFARTHWKRAFNATSFLRHIRKLGQSPESEEASGRRMARHSHPGLGSGQPPKW, from the exons ATGTCAACAT ACATGCTGCTGCTCAAGAAACAGACAGAAGACATCAGCAGCGTCTATGAGATCCGGGAGAAGCTCGGctc ggGCGCCTTCTCTGAGGTGGTGTTGGCCCAGGAGCGGGGCTCCTCACACCTCGTCGCCCTCAAGTGCATCCCCAAGAAGGCCCTTCGAGGCAAGGAGGCCCTGGTGGAGAACGAAATCGCCGTGCTCCGCAG GGTCAGCCACCCCAACATTGTGGCTCTGGAGGACGTCCACGAGAGCCCTTCCCACCTCTACCTGGCCATGGAGct CCGAGTCCCCGCTGCCCTCAGGGTGACCGGGGGCGAGCTGTTTGACCGCATCATGGAGCGTGGCTCCTACACAGAGAAGGACGCCAGCCACCTAGTGGGCCAGGTCCTGGGCGCCGTCTCCTACCTGCACAGCTTGGGCATCGTGCACCGAGACCTCAAG CCGGAAAACCTCCTCTACGCTACACCCTTTGAGGACTCCAAGATCATGGTCTCCGACTTTGGCCTCTCCAAAATCCAGACTGGCAATGTGCTGGGCACCGCCTGTGGGACCCCAGGATATGTGG CCCCGGAGCTCTTGGAGCAGAAACCCTATGGGAAGGCTGTGGATGTGTGGGCCCTGGGTGTCATCTCCTACATCTT GCTGTGTGGGTACCCCCCTTTCTACGATGAGAGCGACCCTGAACTCTTCAGCCAGATCCTGAGGGCCAGCTATGAGTTTGACTCTCCCTTTTGGGATGACATCTCAGAATCAG CCAAAGACTTCATCCGGCACCTTCTGGAGCGAGACCCACAGAAGAGGTTCACCTGCCAGCAGGCTTTACAGCATCTTTG GATCTCTGGGGACGCAGCCTTTGACAAGGACATcctgggctcagtcagtgagcagATCCAGAAGAATTTTGCCCGGACTCACTGGAAG CGAGCATTCAACGCCACTTCCTTCCTGCGTCACATCCGCAAGCTGGGGCAGAGCCCAGAGAGCGAGGAGGCCTCGGGGCGGAGGATGGCCCGCCACAGCCACCCTGGCCTCGGGTCTGGCCAGCCCCCCAAGTGGTGA
- the DUSP9 gene encoding dual specificity protein phosphatase 9 isoform X1: MRGGLHVSAPWRPGPGDASSRRAPAPLSAAPAGGRAGSREPMEGLGRSCLWLRRELSPPRPRLLLLDCRSRELYESARIGGALSVALPALLLRRLRRGALSVRALLPGPPLQPPPPAPVLLYDQGGGRHRRGEADADEWEADSVLGTLLQKLREEGYLAYYLQGGFSRFQAECPHLCETSLSSRGGPSTAPVPSPVVGLGGLCLGSDYSDAESEPDRDSMSCGLDSEGATPPPGGLLPSFPVQILPNLYLGSARDSANVESLAKLGIRYILNVTPNLPNVFEKNGEFHYKQIPISDHWSQNLSQFFPEAIAFIDEALSQNCGVLVHCLAGVSRSVTVTVAYLMQKRHLSLNDAYDLVKRKKSNISPNFNFMGQLLDFERSLRLEERRARERSSGGQESAASDPPSFFTTPTSDGVFELDPT, encoded by the exons ATGCGGGGTGGGCTTCACGTCTCGGCCCCTTGGCGGCCGGGCCCCGGGGACGCGAGCTCACGCCGCGCGCCTGCCCCTCTCTCCGCAGCGCCGGCGGGCGGACGGGCCGGGAGCCGCGAGCCCATGGAGGGTCTGGGCCGTTCGTGCCTGTGGCTGCGGCGGGAGCTGTCGCCCCCGCGGCCTCGGCTGCTGCTCCTCGACTGCAGAAGCCGCGAGCTGTACGAGTCGGCGCGCATCGGCGGGGCGCTGAGCGTGGCCCTGCCCGCGCTGCTGCTGCGCCGCCTGCGGCGGGGGGCCCTGTCGGTTCGCGCGCTGCTGCCCGGGCCGCCGCTGcagccgcccccgcccgccccggtGCTCCTGTACGACCAGGGCGGGGGCCGGCACCGGCGCGGGGAGGCGGACGCTGACGAGTGGGAGGCCGACTCGGTGCTCGGCACCCTGCTGCAGAAGCTGCGCGAGGAAGGCTACCTGGCATACTACCTCCAGG gtgGCTTCAGCAGATTCCAGGCAGAGTGCCCCCACCTGTGTGAGACCAGCCTCAGCAGCCGGGGTGGCCCAAGCACAGCCCCAGTGCCCAGCCCAGTGGTGGGGCTGGGCGGCCTGTGCCTGGGCTCGGACTACTCTGATGCGGAATCCGAGCCTGACCGCGACTCCATGAGCTGTGGCCTGGATTCGGAGGGTGCCACGCCGCCCCCAGGGGGGCTGCTGCCATCCTTCCCTGTCCAGATCCTGCCCAACCTCTACCTGGGCAGTGCCCGGGATTCGGCCAACGTGGAGAGCTTGGCCAAGCTGGGCATCCGCTACATCCTCAACGTCACCCCCAACCTGCCTAACGTCTTCGAGAAGAACGGCGAGTTTCACTACAAACAGATCCCCATCTCCGACCACTGGAGCCAGAACCTGTCCCAGTTCTTTCCTGAGGCCATCGCGTTCATTG ATGAGGCCTTGTCGCAGAACTGCGGGGTGCTCGTTCACTGCCTGGCAGGCGTCAGCCGCTCTGTCACCGTCACTGTGGCCTACCTCATGCAGAAGCGCCACCTCTCACTCAACGATGCCTACGACCTGGTCAAGAGGAAGAAGTCTAACATCTCACCCAACTTCAACTTCATGGGGCAGCTGCTAGACTTCGAGCGGAGCCTGCGGCTGGAGGAGAGGCGCGCCCGTGAACGCAGCAGCGGGGGGCAGGAGTCAGCCGCCTCCGACCCACCGTCCTTCTTCACCACCCCCACCAGCGATGGTGTCTTTGAGCTGGACCCCACATAG
- the PNCK gene encoding calcium/calmodulin-dependent protein kinase type 1B isoform X3, whose protein sequence is MEAEKGCLGADRRRDMLLLKKQTEDISSVYEIREKLGSGAFSEVVLAQERGSSHLVALKCIPKKALRGKEALVENEIAVLRRVSHPNIVALEDVHESPSHLYLAMELRVPAALRVTGGELFDRIMERGSYTEKDASHLVGQVLGAVSYLHSLGIVHRDLKPENLLYATPFEDSKIMVSDFGLSKIQTGNVLGTACGTPGYVAPELLEQKPYGKAVDVWALGVISYILLCGYPPFYDESDPELFSQILRASYEFDSPFWDDISESAKDFIRHLLERDPQKRFTCQQALQHLWISGDAAFDKDILGSVSEQIQKNFARTHWKRAFNATSFLRHIRKLGQSPESEEASGRRMARHSHPGLGSGQPPKW, encoded by the exons atggaggcagagaaggggtgTCTGGGCGCTGATCGCCGTCGAG ACATGCTGCTGCTCAAGAAACAGACAGAAGACATCAGCAGCGTCTATGAGATCCGGGAGAAGCTCGGctc ggGCGCCTTCTCTGAGGTGGTGTTGGCCCAGGAGCGGGGCTCCTCACACCTCGTCGCCCTCAAGTGCATCCCCAAGAAGGCCCTTCGAGGCAAGGAGGCCCTGGTGGAGAACGAAATCGCCGTGCTCCGCAG GGTCAGCCACCCCAACATTGTGGCTCTGGAGGACGTCCACGAGAGCCCTTCCCACCTCTACCTGGCCATGGAGct CCGAGTCCCCGCTGCCCTCAGGGTGACCGGGGGCGAGCTGTTTGACCGCATCATGGAGCGTGGCTCCTACACAGAGAAGGACGCCAGCCACCTAGTGGGCCAGGTCCTGGGCGCCGTCTCCTACCTGCACAGCTTGGGCATCGTGCACCGAGACCTCAAG CCGGAAAACCTCCTCTACGCTACACCCTTTGAGGACTCCAAGATCATGGTCTCCGACTTTGGCCTCTCCAAAATCCAGACTGGCAATGTGCTGGGCACCGCCTGTGGGACCCCAGGATATGTGG CCCCGGAGCTCTTGGAGCAGAAACCCTATGGGAAGGCTGTGGATGTGTGGGCCCTGGGTGTCATCTCCTACATCTT GCTGTGTGGGTACCCCCCTTTCTACGATGAGAGCGACCCTGAACTCTTCAGCCAGATCCTGAGGGCCAGCTATGAGTTTGACTCTCCCTTTTGGGATGACATCTCAGAATCAG CCAAAGACTTCATCCGGCACCTTCTGGAGCGAGACCCACAGAAGAGGTTCACCTGCCAGCAGGCTTTACAGCATCTTTG GATCTCTGGGGACGCAGCCTTTGACAAGGACATcctgggctcagtcagtgagcagATCCAGAAGAATTTTGCCCGGACTCACTGGAAG CGAGCATTCAACGCCACTTCCTTCCTGCGTCACATCCGCAAGCTGGGGCAGAGCCCAGAGAGCGAGGAGGCCTCGGGGCGGAGGATGGCCCGCCACAGCCACCCTGGCCTCGGGTCTGGCCAGCCCCCCAAGTGGTGA
- the PNCK gene encoding calcium/calmodulin-dependent protein kinase type 1B isoform X4, with protein MLLLKKQTEDISSVYEIREKLGSGAFSEVVLAQERGSSHLVALKCIPKKALRGKEALVENEIAVLRRVSHPNIVALEDVHESPSHLYLAMELRVPAALRVTGGELFDRIMERGSYTEKDASHLVGQVLGAVSYLHSLGIVHRDLKPENLLYATPFEDSKIMVSDFGLSKIQTGNVLGTACGTPGYVAPELLEQKPYGKAVDVWALGVISYILLCGYPPFYDESDPELFSQILRASYEFDSPFWDDISESAKDFIRHLLERDPQKRFTCQQALQHLWISGDAAFDKDILGSVSEQIQKNFARTHWKRAFNATSFLRHIRKLGQSPESEEASGRRMARHSHPGLGSGQPPKW; from the exons ATGCTGCTGCTCAAGAAACAGACAGAAGACATCAGCAGCGTCTATGAGATCCGGGAGAAGCTCGGctc ggGCGCCTTCTCTGAGGTGGTGTTGGCCCAGGAGCGGGGCTCCTCACACCTCGTCGCCCTCAAGTGCATCCCCAAGAAGGCCCTTCGAGGCAAGGAGGCCCTGGTGGAGAACGAAATCGCCGTGCTCCGCAG GGTCAGCCACCCCAACATTGTGGCTCTGGAGGACGTCCACGAGAGCCCTTCCCACCTCTACCTGGCCATGGAGct CCGAGTCCCCGCTGCCCTCAGGGTGACCGGGGGCGAGCTGTTTGACCGCATCATGGAGCGTGGCTCCTACACAGAGAAGGACGCCAGCCACCTAGTGGGCCAGGTCCTGGGCGCCGTCTCCTACCTGCACAGCTTGGGCATCGTGCACCGAGACCTCAAG CCGGAAAACCTCCTCTACGCTACACCCTTTGAGGACTCCAAGATCATGGTCTCCGACTTTGGCCTCTCCAAAATCCAGACTGGCAATGTGCTGGGCACCGCCTGTGGGACCCCAGGATATGTGG CCCCGGAGCTCTTGGAGCAGAAACCCTATGGGAAGGCTGTGGATGTGTGGGCCCTGGGTGTCATCTCCTACATCTT GCTGTGTGGGTACCCCCCTTTCTACGATGAGAGCGACCCTGAACTCTTCAGCCAGATCCTGAGGGCCAGCTATGAGTTTGACTCTCCCTTTTGGGATGACATCTCAGAATCAG CCAAAGACTTCATCCGGCACCTTCTGGAGCGAGACCCACAGAAGAGGTTCACCTGCCAGCAGGCTTTACAGCATCTTTG GATCTCTGGGGACGCAGCCTTTGACAAGGACATcctgggctcagtcagtgagcagATCCAGAAGAATTTTGCCCGGACTCACTGGAAG CGAGCATTCAACGCCACTTCCTTCCTGCGTCACATCCGCAAGCTGGGGCAGAGCCCAGAGAGCGAGGAGGCCTCGGGGCGGAGGATGGCCCGCCACAGCCACCCTGGCCTCGGGTCTGGCCAGCCCCCCAAGTGGTGA